One part of the Gemmatimonadaceae bacterium genome encodes these proteins:
- a CDS encoding protein kinase, with translation MALPIERLRTALTDSYVIDRELGRGGMATVYLAQDCKHDRVVALKVLHPDLAASLGPERFLREIKLAARLNHPHILPLFDSGESESFLYYVMPYVEGESLRERLEREKQLPVDEAVRHAKGIASALDYAHRQKIVHRDIKPENVMLYEGEAMVMDFGIAKAVSSAASETLTQTGMMVGTPAYVSPEQASGELNLDGQSDQYSLACVLYEMLAGERPFTGATAQAVLTKRFTEAPRPLREVRGSVPEHVERAVTKAMAAVPSDRFASTAVFAQALGSETLVTPSDTATLPQPVVSAAKSVAVLPFANMSADPENEYFTEGMAEELINALSKIQSLRVASRTSSFVFKGKSEDIGEIGRKLKVSTVLEGSVRKIGNRLRIGAQLINVADGYQLWSGKFDRDMEDVFTIQDEISQAIFDALRVILSEGEKKAIERDRSVNVQAYEYYLRGRQFIHQWSRSGLEYARQMFRRAIELDPDYALAYAGLADSCSLLFMNCDAREQNLTQGNAASRRALELGPDLAEAHLASGLTHSLSMRFTEAEREFEFAIKLDPKLFEALYHYGRARIAQGEFAEAAKLFERACVLRPEDFQAPTFLGRCYGVMGMKEESEAMNRKALRLIDERLNLNPDDARACQLGATVAASLGLNDAARDYARRALTINPDDPLLLYNISCMYALLGNSNEALDCLEKAVDKGYGQKDWVAHDADLDSLREMPRFRLIVEGM, from the coding sequence TTGGCCCTTCCAATCGAGCGGTTACGCACGGCACTCACGGACTCATACGTCATCGACCGTGAGCTCGGCCGCGGCGGGATGGCGACCGTGTATCTCGCCCAGGACTGCAAGCACGACCGCGTCGTCGCGCTCAAGGTGCTTCACCCGGACCTCGCCGCGTCGCTGGGGCCGGAGCGGTTTCTTCGCGAGATCAAGCTCGCCGCCCGGCTGAACCACCCGCACATCCTGCCGCTCTTCGACAGCGGCGAATCAGAGTCGTTTCTCTACTACGTGATGCCATACGTAGAGGGAGAGTCGCTGAGGGAGCGTCTCGAGCGCGAGAAGCAGCTTCCCGTCGACGAGGCCGTGCGCCACGCAAAGGGAATCGCGTCCGCCCTCGATTACGCACACCGGCAGAAGATCGTTCATCGCGACATCAAGCCGGAAAACGTCATGCTCTACGAGGGTGAGGCGATGGTCATGGACTTCGGAATCGCGAAGGCCGTGAGCTCCGCCGCCTCGGAAACACTGACTCAGACCGGAATGATGGTCGGGACACCCGCCTACGTGAGTCCGGAACAGGCTTCAGGGGAACTCAACCTCGACGGACAGAGCGACCAATACAGTCTCGCCTGTGTTCTCTACGAGATGCTCGCTGGTGAACGACCCTTTACTGGTGCTACGGCCCAGGCTGTTCTCACGAAGAGATTCACGGAGGCGCCGAGGCCACTCCGCGAAGTGCGCGGAAGCGTTCCGGAGCACGTGGAAAGGGCAGTGACAAAAGCGATGGCCGCTGTTCCGTCAGACCGATTCGCGTCGACGGCCGTATTCGCTCAGGCGCTCGGTAGCGAGACACTCGTTACCCCGAGTGACACGGCCACACTGCCACAGCCGGTAGTCTCGGCGGCGAAATCGGTGGCGGTACTGCCTTTCGCGAACATGAGCGCCGACCCCGAGAACGAGTATTTCACTGAGGGCATGGCAGAGGAGCTGATCAACGCGCTTTCGAAGATTCAGTCCCTTCGCGTTGCCTCACGCACGTCGTCTTTTGTCTTCAAGGGAAAAAGCGAGGACATCGGCGAGATCGGACGGAAGCTCAAAGTCTCGACGGTTCTCGAAGGCAGCGTGCGAAAGATCGGGAACAGGCTTCGCATCGGTGCACAGCTGATCAATGTTGCAGATGGATATCAGCTCTGGTCTGGAAAATTCGATCGCGACATGGAAGATGTGTTTACCATTCAGGACGAGATCTCGCAGGCGATCTTCGACGCGCTTCGCGTGATACTCAGCGAGGGCGAGAAAAAAGCCATCGAGCGCGACCGCTCGGTGAACGTCCAGGCATACGAGTACTACCTGCGCGGACGACAGTTCATCCATCAGTGGAGCCGGAGCGGGCTCGAATACGCCCGGCAGATGTTCAGGCGCGCGATCGAGCTCGATCCCGACTACGCGCTCGCGTATGCAGGGTTGGCTGACAGCTGCTCGCTTCTCTTCATGAACTGCGACGCCCGCGAGCAGAATCTGACTCAGGGAAACGCAGCGAGCCGCAGGGCCCTCGAGCTAGGTCCCGATCTGGCCGAGGCGCATCTCGCATCCGGATTAACGCATTCATTGAGCATGCGCTTTACTGAAGCCGAGCGTGAGTTCGAGTTTGCGATAAAGCTCGATCCAAAGCTTTTCGAAGCGCTGTATCACTACGGGCGGGCGAGAATCGCACAGGGGGAGTTTGCGGAGGCCGCAAAGCTGTTCGAAAGAGCGTGCGTGTTGCGACCAGAGGATTTTCAGGCGCCGACGTTTCTTGGGCGTTGCTACGGTGTCATGGGAATGAAAGAAGAAAGCGAAGCAATGAACAGAAAGGCACTCCGCCTGATAGACGAGCGACTGAATCTCAACCCAGACGACGCACGTGCCTGTCAGCTTGGCGCGACGGTTGCCGCGAGCCTGGGCCTGAATGACGCGGCGAGGGATTACGCGCGCCGGGCCCTGACGATCAATCCCGACGACCCACTTCTTTTGTACAACATATCCTGCATGTATGCACTGCTCGGCAATTCCAATGAGGCTTTGGACTGCCTCGAGAAGGCAGTCGACAAGGGATATGGTCAAAAGGACTGGGTTGCGCATGACGCGGATCTCGATTCCCTCCGCGAGATGCCACGGTTTCGGCTGATTGTTGAAGGAATGTAG
- a CDS encoding creatininase family protein: MPGEPWLLSEVTWKTARATDYEVAVLPWGATEAHNFHLPYGTDNHESAYVAREAGRRAWEAGTRVIVLPEIPFGVNTGQLNIRLCINMNPSTQAAVLSDVAHSLEAQGIRKLVVLNGHGGNDFRQMIRELQLASGVFMSTINWWSCVDPKPYFDEPGDHGGELETSAMLHIRPDLVLPLSEAGEGKARTFKVKAFREGWAWAPREWTRVTEDTGVGNPAAASAEKGVRFLDAVTEKIAGFLVELAAADLGDMYELRTAE, encoded by the coding sequence GTGCCTGGTGAGCCCTGGCTGTTGAGTGAGGTGACGTGGAAGACGGCGCGCGCGACGGACTACGAAGTCGCCGTGCTCCCATGGGGTGCAACGGAAGCCCACAACTTCCACCTGCCCTACGGCACCGACAACCACGAAAGCGCTTACGTAGCTCGCGAAGCCGGGCGACGCGCATGGGAAGCGGGGACCCGCGTCATAGTTCTGCCCGAGATTCCTTTCGGCGTGAACACCGGTCAGCTCAACATCCGGCTGTGCATCAACATGAACCCAAGTACTCAGGCAGCGGTTCTGTCGGACGTCGCCCATTCACTGGAAGCACAGGGAATCAGGAAGCTCGTAGTTCTGAATGGCCATGGTGGGAATGATTTCAGGCAGATGATCCGCGAGTTGCAACTGGCGAGTGGCGTTTTCATGTCGACCATCAACTGGTGGAGCTGCGTCGATCCGAAGCCGTACTTCGACGAACCCGGTGATCACGGCGGTGAGCTGGAGACGAGCGCGATGCTGCACATCCGCCCCGATCTGGTGCTTCCGTTATCAGAAGCGGGCGAAGGGAAGGCGCGCACGTTCAAAGTAAAAGCATTTCGGGAGGGATGGGCCTGGGCTCCGCGCGAGTGGACACGGGTGACGGAGGATACCGGCGTTGGGAATCCGGCTGCGGCATCAGCGGAAAAGGGAGTCAGGTTTCTCGATGCCGTTACTGAAAAGATCGCCGGATTTCTCGTCGAGCTCGCCGCAGCTGATCTCGGAGACATGTACGAATTGCGGACTGCGGAGTAA
- a CDS encoding cysteine desulfurase-like protein: MTDTQHLDRSRVLGTAQIRSHFPSLDRLHNGQPVAYFDGPGGTQVPRRVADAVVEYLYHHNANTEWAYPTSIETDAALLFARQALADFLNASPAEIVFGANMTTLTFHLSRALGRRLSAGDEIIVTELDHHANIDPWVELAKERGLCIRMVRMIPETGQLDWDDFSRQLNARTRIVAMGAASNALGTINDVRAATEMAHETGAMMFVDAVHYAPHCLPDVRAIGCDFLACSAYKFNGPHIGILYGRNDLLEATDFPRLRPAHQTGPEKAETGTLNHEGIIGAAAAVDFFSSLTSAGETRREHLQLVFDELHQRSSRLVRGLWDGLSSIGGVRVYGPPPGVERTPTVAFTVDGINSREVARGLAERGVFCSHGDFYAMTVVDRLGLAGEGLVRAGCAMYTTREEVGRLLEAVRSICRSRAM; encoded by the coding sequence ATGACTGACACGCAACATCTGGATCGCTCACGGGTTCTCGGCACAGCGCAGATCCGGTCACATTTCCCTTCGCTCGATCGCCTGCACAACGGTCAACCTGTCGCTTATTTCGATGGACCCGGCGGAACACAGGTGCCGAGGCGCGTCGCGGACGCGGTAGTCGAGTACCTGTATCACCACAACGCGAACACCGAATGGGCGTACCCAACCAGCATCGAGACTGATGCTGCGCTCCTGTTCGCGCGCCAGGCGCTCGCTGATTTCCTGAATGCATCACCGGCCGAGATCGTCTTCGGCGCGAACATGACGACGCTCACGTTTCACCTCTCGAGAGCACTTGGTCGCCGGCTCTCGGCCGGCGACGAGATCATAGTCACCGAGCTCGACCATCATGCGAACATCGATCCGTGGGTGGAGCTGGCGAAGGAGCGGGGTCTTTGTATTCGCATGGTGAGGATGATTCCGGAAACCGGCCAGCTCGACTGGGATGATTTCAGCCGGCAGCTCAACGCGAGGACGAGGATCGTCGCGATGGGCGCTGCTTCGAATGCGCTCGGCACGATCAACGACGTGCGCGCCGCCACCGAAATGGCTCATGAAACGGGTGCGATGATGTTCGTCGATGCCGTTCATTACGCACCGCATTGCCTGCCCGACGTCCGCGCGATTGGCTGCGACTTCCTTGCCTGCTCGGCATACAAATTCAACGGTCCGCACATCGGCATTCTCTACGGTCGGAATGACTTGCTCGAGGCGACCGACTTTCCGAGGCTTCGTCCGGCTCACCAAACGGGACCGGAGAAAGCAGAAACCGGCACGCTCAATCATGAGGGAATCATAGGCGCCGCGGCCGCGGTGGACTTCTTTTCATCGCTGACGAGCGCCGGGGAGACAAGACGCGAGCATCTGCAGCTGGTGTTCGATGAGCTCCACCAGCGAAGCTCGAGACTGGTGCGCGGGCTCTGGGACGGGCTTTCGTCGATAGGCGGAGTCCGTGTGTACGGTCCGCCGCCCGGAGTGGAGCGAACACCGACCGTAGCTTTCACGGTGGACGGTATTAATTCGAGAGAAGTCGCGCGCGGTCTTGCAGAGCGCGGAGTGTTCTGCTCGCACGGTGACTTCTACGCGATGACGGTTGTCGATCGACTCGGCCTTGCAGGAGAAGGTCTCGTGCGCGCCGGCTGCGCGATGTACACCACGAGAGAAGAGGTGGGCCGCCTGCTCGAGGCGGTGAGATCAATCTGCCGCAGTAGAGCGATGTAA
- a CDS encoding GlsB/YeaQ/YmgE family stress response membrane protein yields the protein MDFLTWIIVGLVAGLLASLVMGGTGLGIIGDIIIGICGAFVGGWVFGMLSITNPLSGLPGTILVAFVGALLLLGIIRLLRRPGQNL from the coding sequence ATGGATTTCCTCACCTGGATAATCGTCGGACTAGTGGCGGGTCTCCTTGCATCACTCGTGATGGGCGGTACAGGGCTCGGAATTATCGGTGACATCATAATCGGGATCTGCGGAGCTTTCGTCGGCGGTTGGGTGTTTGGGATGCTGAGCATCACGAACCCGCTGAGCGGGCTTCCGGGGACCATCCTCGTCGCGTTTGTCGGGGCGCTGCTCCTTCTGGGCATTATCCGTCTGCTGCGGAGGCCAGGGCAAAACCTGTGA